The genomic region AACCtttgaagttttttatatactcaccattataaaaaattaactcaaTCTCCTCTTCTGTATCTGGACAGTTATATATCAATTGCTtcaagtatttataaaatttcaatagaaTTTCCCGCTGCATTTCCTCTATTTGTCTTGTTTTTGTGGCTGGAAAATGTAATGTttcgaaaaatgttaaaattggtGTTGCTCCTTCCAATGATATATAATAAAACCGATTATTGATAGGCATCCGAAAACGGTAAACATCATTTTGATACGGACGATATACTCCAGCACGATTCAGACGCACCTCAGATAGTGGCTATTAGAAAATATGAgttcttttatataaataaagaaataacaaGAGTTTATACCATTTAATTACCTCCGCTTTTTCTAAATAAGGACTTTCAAATTTAGACTTAATAAACAATTTGCTTGGTACTAGTATAACCAATCGATGGATTGCAAATTGTACACCATGACTTTGTTCATAGAAATTTATTCGATCGCGTATACCGGTATTATTAGTATGTGCTGGTATAGTTAATTTCAAATATCCATGAAAAAAGTTAGCTGCCATACTTGACGCAGAATCCAAACCGTGATTACCACGTATAAACATTGCATTGTCTAGTGTGCTATGACCCATTTGAGCCAAAGATATTAACCACCAAAGTGGCATAAAGGCGAAAAAAATCGCTGGCGGTATTAAATGCAAGCGTTCCGTAAATTTAATGCGCACTAAAGCTACTACAACAACGCAAAAGAAAACCACTAATGTGGTGGGATTGTAACAATATGCTCGACACAATATTGTCCAAAAACGTTTTTCGGGTAAGtagtgatttttatatttaaagttttccaATAAAGCTTTATAAAATCGAAGAAATAAATCGGCGACAAAGAATGttaccaaaaaatatacaacgttatctgaaaaaataaaatgattagtATATTACTTAAATACCTAAAATACGTACCTATATATCCACCAAACgcacacatttttgttttttttaacctCTTAGGCTGTAATTTACACTTTCTTTTTTCTAAAGTCCGATCAATTTCTTGGGGAACGCAAATTTCTTCTTCATAAACTCTCATAATTCGCGGCTAATACAACTACTAAAAAGagtaaggaaggcctaagttcggCTGCATCTAAATACtttattatctaaaaaaaatatatatatacttatatacatatatactaaagaCGAAAAAATGCAAATCTGCTATATTTCCCCAATTATTGAATTTACTAACTCTATATCTAAGTATTCCCATTAGCTTTACAAACAGCCattggtgaacaaaactattttacctacttatgtaagtatagatatacttatgtatagttTTTGATATTATCGTAAGCTTCCAAGAAAATATCAAAGATTATTTGATATATTAGAAATACTCAGCATAAAAATAGGAATCAATATTTTTGACTTCCTACAGCAATAACATCAGAGATAGAAATAGATGGAAAGGAAAAatagattattaaaagaaaaatagggAATAATGTTGGAACGTCGAAAACTCTTTAGTAAgcctataatatatatttgccTTTCTCTGTAGGATTTTCATTGATGAAAAGctgatatcgaaaagttgaaATGGTTGTTGCATTTCCAGGAGATGAGACAGGTTGTAGCTCCATTTGATATAAaggattttttataaaaacttaattgacGTTTTTGTTGAGAATGTAAAATCAGCTGTCTATAAACTATTGTGAATAACAACCAAATTATTTGGTAATGGATCACTGAATTGTTAAAACCATTAGTAGAagtaagttatatatttaaaaattcatttatattttctgtattaaaaacatttattattatttagaagTAAGAGGAAGTATAATTACGAAGAAGAATTAAATCTGAGGAAATGAAGAGACGTGTGATTGTCAAGAAGGTAAAGTCCAAATAAACAAGTTATTGTAGAAACGACCTTTTGGTCTTGTGGTTTACGCTACaacatatccatacatatgtaaatattatatttttgctatatatttatgtacatacttatgtgtaccCAAGTTGGAAATTGTCCTTTAATTTTCAGTTGCACAAACGGTAATGCTTTGGCTAAAGAGGTGGAgaattcaaaatatgtattatttttaaccTTGCATCAGATTTCTACATGTCAATCAATACCTATGTACATAGATGTTACCACCTAAATCATTTTTCgattaacaaatatatttgtattattactgTTCTGTACGtctgaatatataatatatattctaCTAATTGAGACAACAATGGTCGTGGAGGTATGTGAAATTATATTACCTTCTAAAACATTTTGATAtctcataatatacatataaaactatCTGTATACGCCTCACCCTCACACTCGTAGCATATcctttatattataataatagttAGACTTTAacctatttatactaactaaaaATGTTATGATTTTTGCAAATCCTTAGAAAAAGCTTGCAACCAGCAATTCTAAACGGTCCATCGATGATGGTTCGCCTACAAAATACACGTACACTGGACGAGTGTTGGAATTGATTGAGGCCTATAATGTTGCTGTACAAATTTTATATCCGAAATATCCCTGGTACATATTCCCAGGACATCTGATCTTTGCAATTTATAAACgctatatgaaattttataagGGTAAATTTCGTATGGTACCCATACCAAATGCTTTATACGAATTTTTAATTGCCAATGAACTCATAAAAACGGAGCATATCGCCTTTACACCAAAAGATGTATATGATGAGTATGTAGAATCAGCAGATGTCAATTTAGTCAATTTGGTTATAAATGCTGAGAACGCCCTACATAGCACATCCAAAATGACCAATACGAAAAATGTAAATCATACGTCTGACGATGTTATTAAACAAATGCTTAGCAGTGCGCCACATACAATCGTCGCACAGATACTGCCAACTGTTAACTGTCAATCGAATTGTATATTTGTTAAAGAGAATTTCTATTCTAATTTAATGGATCGGTTTCGTGTAACCAATGATTGCAGCCAACGAACACGCTTCTGGGTACATTTAGAGCACTTAAATGATGAGCAAACGATTCCAAGCATTGCTAGCAAAGCGCATGTCTATTTGTTAAATAGTCCATACGATTTACCTACCGAAGTGTCCGAATTAATACTTAATAATTACTTCAACACGCCTCGACTACTACATCGTGGGCACACATATCGAATTGAGGTTGACGCTCATCTGGTGGGCACTGCAGCCTACGcacattattatttaatttttgcttactTGAAGTGTATTTATTTCCGATGTGCCCATCTGGAGGTAAAAGGCAATGCTTTTGAGATGCAAGCAATTGTTGCTAAGAACTTCACCAACCTGGTACAAGTGCCACATACTCATCATTTTATACCACGACAGCTAATAGACAATATAGCAATTACGCATAATTATCCCACTGGTTTGAGACGTTCATATCACTTATTACGTAACTCAATTGATGCTTTTTTGCCTAAGAAGACTGCATGTTTGTCCTCCAAGCATATTTATCCTTTATTTCTCTTGCAAGGCGAAAGGGGCGCTGGCAAAACGAAATTAACTAATGCAGTTGCTCAAGAGTTAGGCCTACACTTGTTTGGAGTTGACTGTGCTGAAATAGTATCACAAGTACCATCTCATacagaaatgaaattaaaaactgttttcgcAAAAGGTAGCATTAGTGAACCCCTTCTTATATGCTTTCATAACTTTGAGGTAATTTATTTCTGCAAttagaaattcaaaaactaaatttaataattttgtacgCACATTTCAGATATTTGGTATCGATAATGAAGGAAATGAAGATTTACGCTTATTATCCGCATTTCAAGTGCAAATTCATGAATTATTTGCCCACGACCGCAAGCACCCAATTGTTATTGTCGCTTTGACAAATGAAAAGTTTCTCAAACCCATGATTCAACGACTTTTCTTAGAAGTTATATACTTGGAGACACCAACCAAAGACGAACGCTATAACATTTTATGTTGGTTACACACTCGTGAATTATTCAACGATACGATTTTCAATAAGAGGGATATTTCTTCTGTACCACTATTCAGTTTAGAGCAGCGAGATCGTTATATGAAACAAATTTCAGAGAAATGGTGGAATGTGAAATCAATTTTGCGAGAAGTTGCCGACAAATCACAAGGTTTCTTATTAGGCGATTTGGAAATGTTGTATGAAAATGCGGTTCGCGCTTTGCGCAAATGTCGAGAGACTAAATCAAAATCGTGTCTTAAATTGATGCACTTCTCCAAACACCTTAGTGAAATGCAAAACTCTTTTGCTAATAGTCTTGGTGCACCTAAAGTACCCAAAGTACTTTGGTCTGACATAGGTGGCCTATCCAAACTTAAAGATGAGATTCAAAGCAGTATCGGCTTGCCATTGAAACATATGCATTTAATGGGTAAGAATTTAAGACGTTCAGGAATATTACTGTACGGTCCACCAGGAACAGGCAAGACATTGGTTGCCAAAGCAGTTGCGACCGAATGCAATATAAGTTTTCTATCAGTGCAGGGACCGGAgctactaaatatgtatgtcggACAAAGTGAACAAAATGTACGTGAGGTGTTTGAACGCGCTCGTTCCGCAACTCCTTGTGTACTGTTTTTGGATGAACTTGATTCTTTAGCACCGAATCGTGGAGTTGCTGGTGATTCTGGTGGTGTTATGGATCGAGTTGTGTCTCAATTACTTGCTGAAATGGATGCTCTTGGTGATGCTACAAAGCCTGTATTCATATTAGCTGCCACAAATCGTCCAGATCTTATTGACCCGGCATTACTACGTCCAGGTCGTTTTGATAAGCTATTCTATGTGGGTCCATGTACAACAACCGACGATAAAGCTGCTGTTTTGCGTGCACAGACACAGCGTTTTAACTTGGCTAAAAACCTGAATTTGAATGACATTGCTGAATATCTCAAAGGAGACATGTCTGGTGCAGatttatattcaatttgttCGAATGCTTGGCTATCAGCAGTTAGACGTACTGTTGTTAATCATCTCAAAGGTATTCAAACAcgttacttaaataaatattaatatatatgtaatattactACTTACAGAAAATATAAGTACTGAAATTCTAGCAGCTGATAAGGTACTTGTGGAGATGGACGATTTCACGAAGTCTTACAGCAAATTTGTACCATCAATTAGTAAAACCGATTTGGATTATTTTAATCAATTGAAGTCGTCATACggtatataaacatatgaaaattgattggttgtttttatttaataaatattgttcattttgttAACGTTCTTTTATGCAAAGAAAATTGTGTGATTCCCCTTGAGTGAGATTATGAAGACTAGGCCACATATGAACTAACTGTGCAAATTCGACATGTCTCCAAATTTTTCAAACCAACATTTCGATATCTGTTCATATGTTGGTCAAGTgaattacaatatatttagttttacTACTAAAGCAATTCAAATGTTTCAacattattttgttatattagaACAATTGttcttatacatttttgaaaatattttaagttaagattattcactttatttataaatatgtattgttAAAACCGTTTTTGGCGATATgcaatttcgttaaaataaacatgtatatgtgatttttatgtttgtaaatacataaattttgtgcCACCCTTTTCTTAAAGCatagaatattttttcatatatgcaAAGTTGGCATCTCTAGTAACGGATGGGTTGAGAGACCATAGcaggaaaataataaacaatttctaACAGTTTGATCTcacaaaaatcattatttttaaatataaatactataaCACTTTGCTTAActttaaaagttaagaaaatattatggcCAATAGTTACGATATACCAAGTTGGTAAGAATTTGTTAACCacatttttttgatattgtAAAAGCGAAGTGCCGATTTGTACAATACATAGGGCTGGTAAACCCCCCACCGGATTGCATTTGGATGTCCTGAAAGAAGACAAGTTAGTGCAAAAACTAATGGTGGATGAGAAGCGATGCTACCTCTTCGGTCGCAATAGTCAAATGAACGATTTTTGCATTGATCACGCCTCCTGTTCTCGCGTGCATGCCGCGTTCGTGTATCATAAGCACTTGAACATTGCTTATTTAGTAGATTTGGGTtcaagtatatacacatatcaGAATATTCATTGCTTTATGTTATTTGACAAatcttttgaattttcaataGCCCATGGCACATTTATTGGTACATTACGTTTGGAACCTCACAAGCCAACACAGCTACAGATTAATAGCACGTTTCACTTTGGAGCTTCTACCCGACGCTATATTTTAAGAGAACGGCCATCGGCTGGTCAACGCAATAGCATTATGGAAGATTTGCCCATGAATGAGACAAGTGATGGAGCTTTGCTCGGTTTGCCTGAAAGTCAAACCGAATTGGATGTAAGCATATATGTAAAACGTTAAGTGTGAAATAGTTCATTCATTTCTTCTCTATCGACTATTAATAGAATCTTACCGAATATAACACTGCCCACAACCGACGTATTTCTATGTTAGGAATTGCAGATGACAATCTGAGAAAAGTAAGTTACGTCCAAAAACATTTCAGAaatatcttgtttttttttaatatcaatatattttatagcaaaacGCTGCAAAACAAAGTGGACGTAAGCGACGAAATGTAACATTTAACgatgaagaaataataataaacccaGAAGATGTTGATCCAACTGTCGGACGTTTCCGTAATTTAATTCAAACAACAGTGGTGCCTGCGAAACGAGGTCGTTTTGATTCTGGTAATCAAATGGGGATCCAAACATCGCCAAACAATGGAAGCTTGTCTTCTAACAATTCGACTAGTCATCATATGTTCCAACAAAGTTTAGCTGACCTTAAACAACAAGTTGATGCAGTACCATTATCGCCTAATTCTCTCTATCAAGGTCTTCCAGCTTCTATACATGACTCGCACCCAAATCCAAGCTTAAAATTTAACAACAGCAACTCAGATTTTGATATTACACCCATTGCTATGGGCACTAAATTGGGTTTATTGTTGCCTAATCCTGCGCCTGATGTAACTCCAGTCATTGAACCATCACATACTAAGTCATTAGCCGGACACACAGCCTCACAAAAGCTGGGGCAAGTTAATGCAAACAGTGCGCATCTctattatatattattgaaCTCAAATTCATGTTgcctaaatttgttttttcagtACGTTTCGATCCACATGCCGTAGGTGGTGCAGGTTCATCCGAAGGTGGTGTGCATGGaccacaaaagaaaaaatatgccaAGGAGGCATGGCCTGGTCGAAAGCCAATGCTGGGTcaactttaattatttatttgttatatgtatgtacgcaaaAAATGGAAATCACCATTTTTAGTCAAAATAAAGAATTAAGTTGGAAAATaggaattatgtacatatgtcaaaaTTTCATTTCCGGAAAACTATAGCGATTACTATTTGTTAGATATTTAACATCGTTTTGATGGTTTTTCCTTTAgtaatttcgtttatttcgattattttttatatgactacttcatataaaaatttaagtaaaaggGTTtttatacagatatacatatgtatgtatattctattAAAGAATCTTTCAAGGCACCTTATCAGGCATACCCACTCAATACAGTGCTTTTAAAACTCAATTATCAGCTGTTACTTTAGTTGCTAAATTGCACTTGTGAAGAATAAAGTCAAAGCTTTGGCTTACaattattacttaattttttaaatacacagctattaaacaaaatatagaaaacaatataaatacaaaatacgtTAAGGCTTGCAATGTATACAGTACCTGTGATACCTCCTGATCTACGACATGAAGAAACAATCATCCAAGCAGCCATAGCTCTCAGTTGtcttcaaaaaacaataaattctgTATTTGACTGCATTGATAATCGTACCCAACGCAATAATGCCAAAGTACAAGAGTTGAGTACGCGTATTGAACGGGCACAAGCAAAACTACGCAGTTTGGTGGGCACAAAAAAGGCAATCAAAATTTACGCTCCAGCTCGTTTTCCATCAACCCAAGTTTTTTATGATATACCGCAAACCTTCGGTAATTCGGAAACAATGTTGGACGAacatataaataatcaaaaacataaaaaacaattaaattatgaAGTGCACAGCCGTATAGATGCACCTGCAACGCAAGCGTTACAAGAAAAATTGGTTTTCTTTCATGTACGCTATAAGAATATGAATGAATCATTTCCGGGTAATACTGTAGCTACCAACAGAATACATGTAAACAAAAGTTCTGGTATGGGTATAGTACCTGAAAAATTACGATCAGTATCCTCATTGTTACATTGTAATGGCAACGAAATGGTTTACGGTCAAGAAAATGGTGAAAAGGAGGCATGGAAAAAAGctaagctctttaaattacaaCGTCAACGTCAAGATAATACCGAAATTAAGCAACTTTTAGATCCAGCACCCTATTCATTAGCGCATCGCAATCAAAAAACAGATTCTTTAGGAGGCCTTCGCTACACACCACGATTGCATGACGCACCGGAAATCAATCTACCACTTGACTTGCCCGATTTACCTGGTATTGCTGATGATATACAATTTGAGGGTAAAGAGCATCAGCAAATTGCCCCATCTTTATATATCGAAAACTTACCCGATCTGACTGAGTTAGAGGAGGCAGCTACAATTGCGACAAATATATCTAATCCTACTGAAAAACAGGGTATTGCACTTGAACATTCTTCTCAACCGCCGACAACGAATACAGTCCCGGCTCCAATTACAAAAAGTGTACAAGTATCAGTGGCACCAGCACCCCCTCCACCGCCTCCACCACCACCATTACCTCCACCACATACATCGACAACACCAATGCAACATAATGCCAAAAACGAAAACTCGAATTTACAAAACCCTAACACCAATAATGCTCGAACTGAGTTAATGGATGCTATACGAAAAGCGGGTGGTGCAAGTGGTGGTAGATTACGTGCTGCCGCTGCTGCCCCGGTTGATGTAGTCGATACTAAATTACGaaccaaaaataatgaaatcaaaccTATAGCAAGCAAAAGTGGTGGAGGAGATCTCATGGCTGATTTacacaataaattattaatgcGACGTAAGGGCATTTCAGGATCAAAAGACCTGGAAAATAATAACGCTACTAATTCTGTACGCAAAGGAGATACAACTTCTACCGATAATCCAGTTATGTCTCGTTTATCGGCACTAATACCACCACCCACCGGGCGTAAAAACTCTGATGACGACGACGATACCCACGACGAGGACAACGATACAGATTGGGTGGAATAGCAATGGtttatatgtaataatatacaGTAATGTGTGAAGTGTAATAGCTCTTTTACTGCAAAGATTTGATGCCAATTTCAAACCACTTGTGCCTACGTTTAAATTACACAATACTAAAAATGTGTTATCCACAAAATTTGCAAATGTGTATgaacatataaattatttattttttaaattcaaattaacgTTCGATGAAAATAGAATATACATGTTTTTTAAAATGATACATTATAAACATATCCAAAATATAAACGCAATTAATTTACCAtctattttttctacaatattttattcACCTTAGTAAGTACAAGACGCTCTAAATGCTCATCAGTTAGATGTTGACCTTTTTGTCCATTAATTACATTCAGAAATGTGcggaaaaatttttccaatagcATTGAAGTAGCTGGCAAGGTATTGTACTTAAGGAAAACTTTCTTCACAATTGGATACCGATTTAAGCAAGATAAAGTTTTATCATCATCGTGCAAATAACTTGAGAACTCTCTACGTATAGCGATGCATGGTTTATTATCTAATGGCGGATCTATAATAGAATTGTTTGTAATTATTTTGCGCAAGATGGTTTTATCGAAactgacacatacatatgtatatcttgttcattttcttattttaaactCTAAATTCTTGAATAcgttaaattagttttaaaatcaTAACCTTaagataataataaacaaaaattacctTCGTTATCATCCGGATTAAAGCAGAGAAATGAATCTACAGATGGCGGCCGCTGCTCCCTTAAATCCTCTGCCTGTTCATTATCTATATAGAACTCTTGTGCATAGTCTATAAAAAGAAGCATTATCCTATCGGTCGTAATATTGGGTGCTGTCTCACGCAAAGCTTCCACAAAACGCATTTTTACGGCAGGGCAAACTACTGCTGCAATTAAGGCATCGTTGCACTCAGGGGTAACCTCAAAATAGCTTCGTAAACGACACAATAAAGCATCACTCATATTCTGTGCCACAGTATGCAAGTGTTTTATGTGTCTACTttcatgtaattttttcaatttcacctTAATTGTAACAagagatggcagaaaataaccaaaatataaataattgcctTGCTGCAAAAACTCTATAGCATCTGCAATTGGCTTGAGTATCATGCAAAAGTCTTCCAGATATTCTATGTCGATTTGGACTAATTTGGGTTGgtttaaaaaattgcataactcgtttattttgtgtttttctttgaTAAGTTGTGTTAACGATGTATACCATATTGGCCAACGCACATCAGATAGTGGCAAATGGCCTTCAAATAAAAATCTCGCAATTTCATTAGCATCAACATCGCtgcatttgtttaataaaattaaacagctaaaatattttgtaatgttatttaaattaaattagttgaGAGGTTTTGTTATATTAGGAGTAGTCAGGGATTtcatatgaacaatttctttaaaaaattctcTTGAAATTTAAGGTAAATCCGACAAATACTTTTCGAATAATTCTCTAATTAGCAAAGCGTATCGGACGTTCTAAAACGTTCGAGAGCAGGTATCTGCAAGCGAACAGTAAAATTGAGTGTAAAACTTTAaatgatttttctgaaaactatgttttttaaaCCAATAACCACTGTAGCTCGAAAACAGCTCGGTGGATTTTAATGAAGTTTATACAGctgtttttaaaattgaaaaaagggggcctgatcgaaggactTTTTAatctagattttttttaaatggtgtATTTtctccgaaaataaaaaaaatgctgtAGCTGCTGtagattttgttaattaaaaaagctTCGATCAGGCACTAGATTATCTATTAATACAAtacaactatattttttttttgtaatttacagacaaaaaaatttaaatttataatttttttatgtctcTGACTACACCTAACCGTAACCTTATGTAAACTCAATGTAATTACCGCGTTAAGGCATGCTGCAGTCTGTCATGGGACTTCAATATTCTATCGAAATCAAATACTGTCAGTAAATGCAGACTATGCTCACCATGTTTAAATTGCTTCGAAAGTTGATTCAGTAGGCCTTGGGCATTACTATAAGATATATTGAGATCGTCGTTATGGTCATCGGGACAGATGCctttcaagaaaatcgaatatTATGAATTAATACTAGTACGTAATTTCCACTTACttttaatactaaaattatggtaAGTTTGTACGAAATCGCGCACATTATCAATCacattataaattattttttcatcgcTCAAATCGTACTTATTTTGAATTTGCGTTATCACAGCTTCGATTTCCTTGTGAGTGGGTGAGTTACTCAGCTTAACGCAAGCTAAAACAGCCATTTGACGTTTTAATTCATTATCCAACCAAAAAATACTATAGCCAAAATAGTGTGTTTTCCGACTGGTCCATATATCAGCAGCACCGCAAATATACGGTATCTCCTCCAAATTACGCTTAATATTCTCTACGAAGCCGACATGCATATCATCTAAGCGAGCGAGTAACTGCGCACAGGAGCACATTGTTAATCCCGTGTTCCGAAAAAGTTCAACAAAAGATGGTTCTTCTAAAACAGAAACTGGaatatttgataacaaaataaaattcaaaactttttccaCAAACGGTAACTGTGTTTGCTGCCTATTAAGCGAACGTCGGCATCTGGTACTACTGTTGAATTTCTCTTGCAAATACATATTATACTCTTTGAAATGGCATGAACGCAAATGTTGTACAAAATTTGAAGTGACTCTTAGTGGCCCTTTCACGAATTTATCATTGTCGCAGAATTGACAAGCAGCTACAACGCTAATCGAAACGCGATTGCTACTCATATCCTGAAACAAATTGCAAGACTAAAATatggatttacatatattgttaAGATTTCATACTTGTTCgactattttaaaatatttgccatttAATATTGTAGGAATCTCGTTTGGATCACATGTTAATTGGCATGTGCTGACTGTCTCTCTTTTCTCCAGACTTTCTTCCGATATATGTGT from Bactrocera tryoni isolate S06 chromosome 3, CSIRO_BtryS06_freeze2, whole genome shotgun sequence harbors:
- the LOC120770070 gene encoding nuclear inhibitor of protein phosphatase 1; translation: MANSYDIPSWAGKPPTGLHLDVLKEDKLVQKLMVDEKRCYLFGRNSQMNDFCIDHASCSRVHAAFVYHKHLNIAYLVDLGSTHGTFIGTLRLEPHKPTQLQINSTFHFGASTRRYILRERPSAGQRNSIMEDLPMNETSDGALLGLPESQTELDNLTEYNTAHNRRISMLGIADDNLRKQNAAKQSGRKRRNVTFNDEEIIINPEDVDPTVGRFRNLIQTTVVPAKRGRFDSGNQMGIQTSPNNGSLSSNNSTSHHMFQQSLADLKQQVDAVPLSPNSLYQGLPASIHDSHPNPSLKFNNSNSDFDITPIAMGTKLGLLLPNPAPDVTPVIEPSHTKSLAGHTASQKLGQVNANIRFDPHAVGGAGSSEGGVHGPQKKKYAKEAWPGRKPMLGQL
- the LOC120770556 gene encoding WASH complex subunit 1 — protein: MYTVPVIPPDLRHEETIIQAAIALSCLQKTINSVFDCIDNRTQRNNAKVQELSTRIERAQAKLRSLVGTKKAIKIYAPARFPSTQVFYDIPQTFGNSETMLDEHINNQKHKKQLNYEVHSRIDAPATQALQEKLVFFHVRYKNMNESFPGNTVATNRIHVNKSSGMGIVPEKLRSVSSLLHCNGNEMVYGQENGEKEAWKKAKLFKLQRQRQDNTEIKQLLDPAPYSLAHRNQKTDSLGGLRYTPRLHDAPEINLPLDLPDLPGIADDIQFEGKEHQQIAPSLYIENLPDLTELEEAATIATNISNPTEKQGIALEHSSQPPTTNTVPAPITKSVQVSVAPAPPPPPPPPPLPPPHTSTTPMQHNAKNENSNLQNPNTNNARTELMDAIRKAGGASGGRLRAAAAAPVDVVDTKLRTKNNEIKPIASKSGGGDLMADLHNKLLMRRKGISGSKDLENNNATNSVRKGDTTSTDNPVMSRLSALIPPPTGRKNSDDDDDTHDEDNDTDWVE
- the LOC120770555 gene encoding uncharacterized protein LOC120770555 isoform X2; its protein translation is MDPTNTSVKSECEFASERITNDFTTMHNNQYNKVPSNFHGNNSGHYVNYQTYIHNSEDLGRINEHGIMHREASFDQMHCGQNIKSESEYSFLHTNADHLSNVEKSNKSDVQTAECDDIPVIVNGKYFKIIEEMSATEHQRVTRGIVAVCQHCPREKVRSIQGSMRITSNFVRHLKTLHPEKYEEFIIERQNHSRTPRGRRTQKRKASQLGEGQNENNSRTENYMNDDNKEQSSEGASIYIDDMQPTSVNNSNNLDNSDLYSAESNDTHISEESLEKRETVSTCQLTCDPNEIPTILNGKYFKIVEQDMSSNRVSISVVAACQFCDNDKFVKGPLRVTSNFVQHLRSCHFKEYNMYLQEKFNSSTRCRRSLNRQQTQLPFVEKVLNFILLSNIPVSVLEEPSFVELFRNTGLTMCSCAQLLARLDDMHVGFVENIKRNLEEIPYICGAADIWTSRKTHYFGYSIFWLDNELKRQMAVLACVKLSNSPTHKEIEAVITQIQNKYDLSDEKIIYNVIDNVRDFVQTYHNFSIKSICPDDHNDDLNISYSNAQGLLNQLSKQFKHGEHSLHLLTVFDFDRILKSHDRLQHALTRCLILLNKCSDVDANEIARFLFEGHLPLSDVRWPIWYTSLTQLIKEKHKINELCNFLNQPKLVQIDIEYLEDFCMILKPIADAIEFLQQGNYLYFGYFLPSLVTIKVKLKKLHESRHIKHLHTVAQNMSDALLCRLRSYFEVTPECNDALIAAVVCPAVKMRFVEALRETAPNITTDRIMLLFIDYAQEFYIDNEQAEDLREQRPPSVDSFLCFNPDDNEDPPLDNKPCIAIRREFSSYLHDDDKTLSCLNRYPIVKKVFLKYNTLPATSMLLEKFFRTFLNVINGQKGQHLTDEHLERLVLTKVNKIL
- the LOC120770555 gene encoding uncharacterized protein LOC120770555 isoform X1; protein product: MDPTNTSVKSECEFASERITNDFTTMHNNQYNKVPSNFHGNNSGHYVNYQTYIHNSEDLGRINEHGIMHREASFDQMHCGQNIKSESEYSFLHTNADHLSNVEKSNKSDVQTAECDDIPVIVNGKYFKIIEEMSATEHQRVTRGIVAVCQHCPREKVRSIQGSMRITSNFVRHLKTLHPEKYEEFIIERQNHSRTPRGRRTQKRKASQLGEGQNENNSRTENYMNDDNKEQSSEGASIYIDDMQPTSSGFLDYICSNSDLYSAESNDTHISEESLEKRETVSTCQLTCDPNEIPTILNGKYFKIVEQDMSSNRVSISVVAACQFCDNDKFVKGPLRVTSNFVQHLRSCHFKEYNMYLQEKFNSSTRCRRSLNRQQTQLPFVEKVLNFILLSNIPVSVLEEPSFVELFRNTGLTMCSCAQLLARLDDMHVGFVENIKRNLEEIPYICGAADIWTSRKTHYFGYSIFWLDNELKRQMAVLACVKLSNSPTHKEIEAVITQIQNKYDLSDEKIIYNVIDNVRDFVQTYHNFSIKSICPDDHNDDLNISYSNAQGLLNQLSKQFKHGEHSLHLLTVFDFDRILKSHDRLQHALTRCLILLNKCSDVDANEIARFLFEGHLPLSDVRWPIWYTSLTQLIKEKHKINELCNFLNQPKLVQIDIEYLEDFCMILKPIADAIEFLQQGNYLYFGYFLPSLVTIKVKLKKLHESRHIKHLHTVAQNMSDALLCRLRSYFEVTPECNDALIAAVVCPAVKMRFVEALRETAPNITTDRIMLLFIDYAQEFYIDNEQAEDLREQRPPSVDSFLCFNPDDNEDPPLDNKPCIAIRREFSSYLHDDDKTLSCLNRYPIVKKVFLKYNTLPATSMLLEKFFRTFLNVINGQKGQHLTDEHLERLVLTKVNKIL